In one window of Musa acuminata AAA Group cultivar baxijiao chromosome BXJ3-2, Cavendish_Baxijiao_AAA, whole genome shotgun sequence DNA:
- the LOC135631187 gene encoding putative pectinesterase/pectinesterase inhibitor 28 has translation MGNNKVAVLSISAIVLVAVVATVAVTVSNRRSQSADPQLSTSVKNVQDFCRPTDYKETCENTLSSVAGPDADPKELLNLAFNITVKHINDAIDHSTVLSEAAKDPSTSEALENCRELLDYAIDDLRRSVDRLGDFSVANLDKFLDDLKIWLSATITYQETCVDGFEGTTTNAGESMRKMLNSSSELTSNILAIVNNFDDTLSSLNLPINRKLLAEGYPSYVTPGKRRLLATSTADLKPNVVVAQDGSGDVKTIGEAISRVPNKGADIFIIHIKEGEYKEKVHVNKSATNVMLIGDGPTKTKITGSLNYVDGTRTFDTATVAVVGDGFVAKDLWIENSAGAEKHQAVALRVQSDMSVFYNCRIDGYQDTLYVHTHRQFYRDCTISGTIDFIFGDSASIFQNCLILARKPLDNQQNIVTAQGRKMRQQASAIILHNCTISADPAYYDFRTKLPTFLGRPWKMYSRTFILQSQIDDLIHPDGWLPWFGDFGLNTCFYTEVDNRGPGADKSKRVTWKGVKNIDYAHAKKFSVQQFLHGGKWLPRTGVPFTAELLPEGSLK, from the exons ATGGGGAACAACAAGGTCGCTGTTCTCAGTATCTCCGCCATCGTCCTCGTGGCCGTCGTCGCCACGGTGGCGGTCACCGTTTCTAACCGCCGCTCCCAATCCGCTGACCCTCAGCTCTCAACCTCCGTGAAGAATGTCCAAGATTTCTGCCGGCCGACGGACTACAAGGAAACCTGCGAGAACACGCTGTCGTCCGTGGCGGGTCCCGACGCCGACCCCAAGGAGCTCCTCAATTTGGCCTTCAACATCACCGTCAAACACATCAACGACGCCATCGATCACTCCACGGTGCTGTCGGAGGCTGCCAAGGACCCCAGCACCTCGGAGGCCCTCGAGAATTGCCGTGAGCTTCTCGACTATGCCATCGATGACCTCAGACGGTCGGTTGACCGGCTCGGCGACTTCTCCGTCGCCAACCTCGATAAGTTCCTCGACGACCTCAAGATATGGCTCAGCGCCACCATCACCTACCAGGAGACGTGCGTCGATGGCTTCGAGGGCACCACCACCAACGCTGGAGAGTCCATGCGGAAGATGCTCAACAGCTCCTCCGAGCTGACCAGCAACATTTTGGCCATCGTCAACAACTTCGACGATACCTTGTCCTCGCTCAATCTCCCAATCAACCGCAAGCTCCTCGCCGAGGGATACCCGTCGTACGTCACCCCCGGCAAGAGAAGGCTGCTCGCGACCAGCACGGCGGATCTGAAACCCAACGTCGTAGTAGCTCAGGATGGCAGCGGCGACGTCAAGACCATTGGCGAGGCCATCTCCCGCGTCCCAAATAAGGGCGCCGATATCTTCATCATTCACATCAAGGAAGGAGAGTACAAGGAGAAAGTACACGTCAACAAGAGCGCCACCAACGTGATGTTGATCGGCGATGGGCCAACCAAGACTAAGATCACCGGCAGCCTCAACTACGTAGATGGCACCCGGACCTTCGACACCGCCACTGTTG CCGTCGTCGGAGATGGATTCGTCGCCAAGGACCTCTGGATCGAGAATTCTGCTGGCGCCGAAAAGCATCAGGCGGTAGCCCTCCGGGTACAGTCCGACATGTCCGTCTTCTACAACTGCCGGATCGACGGGTATCAGGACACGCTCTACGTTCACACCCACCGCCAGTTCTACCGCGACTGCACCATCTCCGGCACCATCGACTTCATCTTCGGGGACTCCGCCTCCATCTTCCAGAACTGCCTGATTCTGGCAAGGAAGCCGCTCGACAACCAGCAGAACATCGTGACGGCGCAGGGACGCAAGATGCGGCAGCAGGCCTCCGCCATCATCCTCCACAACTGCACCATCAGCGCCGACCCCGCCTACTACGACTTCCGCACCAAGCTGCCCACCTTCCTCGGCCGGCCATGGAAGATGTACTCGAGGACCTTCATATTGCAGTCCCAGATCGACGACCTGATCCACCCCGACGGGTGGCTGCCCTGGTTCGGTGACTTCGGGCTCAACACGTGCTTCTACACCGAGGTCGACAACCGTGGACCCGGCGCCGACAAGAGCAAGAGGGTGACGTGGAAGGGGGTGAAGAACATCGACTACGCTCACGCGAAGAAGTTCAGCGTCCAGCAGTTCCTCCACGGTGGCAAATGGCTGCCCAGGACCGGCGTCCCCTTCACTGCCGAGCTGCTGCCGGAAGGATCCCTGAAGTAA